A genomic region of Rhodohalobacter sp. 614A contains the following coding sequences:
- a CDS encoding mechanosensitive ion channel family protein produces MIDSFREALVFEYERLIAFLPRLLLAIIAALIIYTLGKWLAKGVIRFLKRSSIPETYHDYFGKLIKIIGAFAAFVIFLNLIGYQTLAASLLAGGGLTAVMLGFAFKDIGENFLAGFFLAFSRPFTTDDIIETDGILGQVKSIQLRHTHIRTGDGCDVFVPSAQLFTKPLHNYTLDGLRRGSFTVGIDYADDAQKAADLLLESTNETDGVLEIPKASVQIKGLEPNYVELQVFFWIRAKNQEASLAGVRTRAMNNCRKMLINHNFTVSSNVSTAVDMNPIEVLLQNREDTRKD; encoded by the coding sequence ATGATTGATTCTTTTCGTGAAGCACTGGTTTTTGAATATGAAAGATTGATAGCCTTTTTGCCGCGTCTGTTACTGGCGATTATTGCGGCCCTGATTATTTATACGCTGGGGAAATGGCTGGCCAAAGGGGTTATCCGATTTTTGAAGAGAAGTTCGATTCCCGAAACCTATCACGACTATTTTGGCAAACTGATCAAAATAATCGGGGCATTTGCCGCATTTGTCATTTTTTTGAATCTGATTGGATACCAAACTCTTGCCGCGAGTCTTTTGGCCGGCGGCGGATTAACAGCAGTGATGCTGGGATTCGCTTTCAAGGATATCGGCGAAAACTTCCTGGCGGGATTTTTCCTGGCTTTCAGTCGGCCGTTTACAACGGATGATATCATCGAAACAGACGGCATCCTGGGACAAGTAAAAAGTATTCAGCTTCGTCACACACACATCCGAACCGGCGATGGCTGCGATGTATTTGTTCCCAGTGCACAATTATTCACCAAACCGCTTCACAACTATACGCTGGATGGACTTCGCCGCGGCAGTTTTACTGTCGGGATTGATTATGCCGATGATGCCCAAAAAGCGGCTGATCTCCTTTTGGAATCAACAAACGAAACAGACGGTGTTCTCGAAATTCCCAAAGCGTCCGTACAGATTAAAGGTCTTGAACCTAATTACGTGGAACTTCAGGTTTTTTTCTGGATCAGGGCAAAAAACCAAGAGGCGTCTCTTGCCGGCGTAAGAACCCGGGCTATGAATAATTGCAGAAAAATGCTGATTAACCACAACTTTACAGTGAGTTCTAACGTCTCTACAGCAGTGGATATGAATCCGATTGAAGTACTTCTTCAAAATCGTGAAGATACTCGGAAGGATTGA